Below is a genomic region from Paenibacillus pabuli.
GCCGGATCGGTATAGCTGATCCAACGCTGATCCTGCTTCACTTGCAGACTTCGTTTGCTGTCCGTATAGATCTCCGATCCATCCTTTTCCCGAATATTCCGGGTCATGCTGGGATCGAAGAACAGGCTGCGCTGCATCTGCTCCACAGTAAACTGCCCTGTCGGTACATCCGCTTCAACCGCATCCAGCGACTCTGCCGGAATATAATATCCACCGTCCGTCAGCGTGTATGGCGTCCAATTGGTACCGAAGTCGACATGCTGCTGCACGTCCTGTACCGTCAAGTCAGCCTGAGTTGCTTCATAGACGACATCACCCTTAGCACTGAAGAACAGTGCATGGGCTTTGGTTTCATTTTTCGCCGTATAGATCGAGATCCGGTTAATCGTTTCGCCCTGAAACAAGGAGTCCGTACCAAGCCGCATCACTCGCTGCAGCAGGGCAACCGGAATACCTTCCTTGAACGACAACTCAATGCCGGGGTTATCCTTACGGATCCGATCCCAGTTCACAGACTGGATGGTACGCCGCTGGAAATCATCAAATGTACGTCCTTGCAAACGTGAATAGATCAGCTGGTAGAAGGTATTGCCTGGGTAAAACACCGTATGTTTGTCCTCTCCCATATGAATCATCATCTGGTCGGGGAAGATCAGTTCCTCAATATCTCGTTCCTGACCCATGTTCTCGGTCTTCACATAGTTCGTCTCAGACGTCACAATCGAATCCCCGCCACCGGGCAAACGATAGATCAGAAAATAACTCTGCACCAGACTGGCGGCAACGAGAGAAGCGAGCACCAGGGATTTAATCCGTTCCTTCAAGGTGCTCACCTCCTTTTTCACGCATAGGCAGTGTGAACGTTACGGTTGTGCCTACATCCACTTCGGACTCCAAAGAAATGGTGCCGTCATGTGCCCTAACAATTTCCCGGGCAATGGATAGTCCCAACCCTGTACCGCCCATACTGCGGGAACGGGCCTTGTCTACACGATAGAACCGTTCAAAGATACGATCCAAGTCCCGCTGCGGAATACCCATCCCCGTATCAGATACCGAGATGGCAAGAGTATGCTCATCACTGCGTCTGGCTGCAATTGTAATCGTTCCGCCCTCCAGCGTATACTTCAGCGCATTGGACACGACATTATCCAGGACCTGATCAATCTGGTCCCGATCCAGTGGAACCTCAGGAATGCCATTCTCGACCGACAATACAGGCTGAATATCCTTCTGATGCATCTGGAATGAGAAACGATCCGTTACCTCCTCCAGCATGTCCATAATATCGGTCGGCTGTTTGCGCAGCAGTGCTTCCTTGGAGTCGAGCCTTGAGAGATGCAGCAGATCCGTAACCAGCCGTATCATGCGCTCCGTCTCGTTCTGAATAACGCCAACGAACCGTCCAGCCAGCTGCGGGTCTTCAAGTGCTCCATCATCAAGCGCTTCTGCATAGCTCTTGATCGTCGTCAGCGGCGTACGCAGCTCATGCGATACATTCGCAACGAACTCGCGCCGGGATGCCTCCAGCTCTTCTTGTTCGGTAACATCCTGAAGCACAGCAATCGTACCGGTAATGCCCAGCTCACGCCGATGAACCGGCGTAAACGTCATGCGGATCACCACAGGGTCTTCCTGCCCGGCAGGTGCAATCTGCAGCAGCGTTGAACCCGTAAAACCACTCGCCAGTGCTTCCGCATCTTCCGGATCAATACCGAGCAGAACGGCAAAATGCCTGCCTTCGATATCCGCAGGACGCATGCCCAAAATGCTGCTAGCACGGCGGTTGACCAGAATGACTTTGCCATACTCATCGGTTGCAACCACGCCATCACTCATGTTCGTCAAAATGGACGTCAGCTTCTCTTTCTCCTCTTCATTCTGAGAGAGCGCGTCCCGCAGGCGACTGGTCATATAGTTGAACGCCCGACTGAGCTGTCCAATCTCATCTGTGCCGAATACAGGCGTCTGCTGATCGAAGTTCCCTTCGGCAACCGCTGTTGCCCTGCGGGTAACTTCCTTGATGGGCTGCGTAATGGTATGTGACAGAATGACGCCGAGCACTGCGGTCAGCACCAAGGCGATCAGTATGCCGGAAATGAAAATTTTGTTGATTCCCTCCATGGTGGAGTACAGCTCGTTCATGGAGGCGGCGATGTAAACCGCGCCGATGATCTTGCCGCCGGACATGACCGGCTTGGCAACGACCTTTTTACGGACATTGTCCTCGTCCACAATGTACTCCTCATTATCCCGGATGCCCTGCAGTGCCCGGCTAACAACGGTCTGGGTATTTTTGCGACCCACATAATCGGAATGTGAGCTTAAGGAAGTGGTCAA
It encodes:
- a CDS encoding YycH family regulatory protein, producing the protein MKERIKSLVLASLVAASLVQSYFLIYRLPGGGDSIVTSETNYVKTENMGQERDIEELIFPDQMMIHMGEDKHTVFYPGNTFYQLIYSRLQGRTFDDFQRRTIQSVNWDRIRKDNPGIELSFKEGIPVALLQRVMRLGTDSLFQGETINRISIYTAKNETKAHALFFSAKGDVVYEATQADLTVQDVQQHVDFGTNWTPYTLTDGGYYIPAESLDAVEADVPTGQFTVEQMQRSLFFDPSMTRNIREKDGSEIYTDSKRSLQVKQDQRWISYTDPAAPPAGQIDAAKDALSAVDFVNQHGGWKGRSRMMLDTVDNKTHLEFQQYYGSFPIMDSVQFRFGTISMEMQQETVSSYERSLEYLNEGAETKKSVKLSGGDKLKALIEKVAGESRQVVDVYPAYRPSTIEGGLKLIPVWVIRFSNGEETTVS
- the walK gene encoding cell wall metabolism sensor histidine kinase WalK, with amino-acid sequence MGRFSRFSFFRTIQAKLIIIYVLLILIAMQLIGVYFVSAMKNSLTSNFTEDLQARAEMLSVLVGETMAGGEAEAGEDKTENLRVLVNNLFNINGAEIQVLDASGKVLTTSLSSHSDYVGRKNTQTVVSRALQGIRDNEEYIVDEDNVRKKVVAKPVMSGGKIIGAVYIAASMNELYSTMEGINKIFISGILIALVLTAVLGVILSHTITQPIKEVTRRATAVAEGNFDQQTPVFGTDEIGQLSRAFNYMTSRLRDALSQNEEEKEKLTSILTNMSDGVVATDEYGKVILVNRRASSILGMRPADIEGRHFAVLLGIDPEDAEALASGFTGSTLLQIAPAGQEDPVVIRMTFTPVHRRELGITGTIAVLQDVTEQEELEASRREFVANVSHELRTPLTTIKSYAEALDDGALEDPQLAGRFVGVIQNETERMIRLVTDLLHLSRLDSKEALLRKQPTDIMDMLEEVTDRFSFQMHQKDIQPVLSVENGIPEVPLDRDQIDQVLDNVVSNALKYTLEGGTITIAARRSDEHTLAISVSDTGMGIPQRDLDRIFERFYRVDKARSRSMGGTGLGLSIAREIVRAHDGTISLESEVDVGTTVTFTLPMREKGGEHLEGTD